The following proteins are encoded in a genomic region of Aliiroseovarius sp. F47248L:
- a CDS encoding ASKHA domain-containing protein → MSQDPLVVFTPSGKRGRFAVGTPILTAARQLGVDLDSVCGGRGICSKCQITPSYGEFSKHGVTVAEDALSDWNKVEQRYDDIRGLPKGRRLGCQATVQGDVVIDVPPESQVHKQVVRKRAEARDITLDPLVKLFYVAVEEPDMHEPSGDLERLVDALRDQWELDDVKADLHILQGMQPILRKGEWKVTVAVHLGDEENPPRIMHLWPGYYEGAVYGVAIDLGSTTIAAHLCDLATGEVVASSGLMNPQIRFGEDLMSRVSYSMMNSSGAQEMTDAVREGLNALFTQIASDAEIDKGLIMDVVVVCNPVMHHLLLGIDPFELGQAPFALATSNALRLRADDLNLSVHHSARVYLLPCIAGHVGADAAAVALSEAPDKSEDLVLVVDVGTNAEILLGDKTGVMACSSPTGPAFEGAQISAGQRAAPGAIERVEIDPVTKEPRFKVIGSDLWSTEEGFDAAIATTGVTGICGSGIIEVIAEMRMAGLVDAGGLVGSPEQTGTDRCFADGRTYSYRLWDGDDDHGPIAVTNGDIRAIQMAKAALYSGARLLMDKRGVDSVDRVVLAGAFGAHISAKHAMVLGMIPDCPLDKVTSAGNAAGTGARIALLNRAARAEIEQTVRSIHKVETAVEPRFQEHFVNASALPNAVEPFPILRSIVTLPDPSFNSGGGEGEDGGRRRRRRRG, encoded by the coding sequence ATGTCACAGGATCCATTGGTCGTTTTCACCCCCTCCGGTAAACGGGGCCGATTTGCTGTCGGCACCCCGATCCTGACCGCCGCGCGCCAACTTGGTGTTGATCTAGACAGTGTTTGTGGTGGTCGGGGCATCTGTTCGAAATGCCAAATCACACCCAGCTATGGCGAGTTTTCCAAGCACGGCGTGACAGTGGCCGAAGATGCCTTGTCTGACTGGAACAAGGTCGAACAACGCTATGACGATATTCGCGGCTTGCCCAAGGGTCGTCGGTTGGGATGTCAGGCCACGGTGCAAGGCGATGTGGTTATTGATGTCCCGCCAGAAAGTCAGGTGCACAAACAGGTCGTCCGCAAGCGGGCCGAGGCGCGGGACATCACGCTCGATCCGCTGGTCAAGCTGTTTTATGTCGCGGTCGAAGAACCTGACATGCACGAACCGTCCGGCGATTTGGAGCGGCTCGTCGATGCCCTGCGCGACCAATGGGAACTGGACGATGTGAAGGCTGATTTGCACATTCTGCAAGGTATGCAACCGATACTGCGCAAAGGAGAATGGAAAGTCACCGTTGCCGTCCATTTGGGGGATGAAGAAAACCCGCCCCGCATCATGCATCTGTGGCCCGGCTATTACGAAGGCGCGGTATACGGCGTGGCCATCGACCTTGGATCAACCACCATCGCCGCCCATTTGTGTGATCTGGCTACGGGTGAGGTCGTCGCCTCGTCCGGCCTGATGAACCCTCAAATCCGGTTCGGCGAGGACCTGATGAGCCGGGTTAGTTATTCCATGATGAACTCGTCCGGCGCGCAGGAAATGACCGATGCGGTTCGTGAAGGGTTGAACGCGTTGTTTACGCAAATCGCGTCGGACGCTGAGATTGACAAAGGCCTGATCATGGATGTGGTCGTGGTCTGCAACCCGGTGATGCACCATCTTCTGCTGGGGATTGATCCGTTCGAGCTGGGCCAGGCACCCTTCGCGCTGGCGACTTCAAATGCGCTTCGCCTGCGAGCCGATGATCTGAACCTGTCGGTTCACCACTCCGCACGGGTCTATCTCCTGCCCTGCATCGCGGGTCACGTGGGCGCAGATGCGGCAGCCGTGGCATTGTCCGAGGCTCCCGACAAGTCCGAAGACCTTGTGCTGGTGGTCGATGTGGGCACCAATGCCGAGATTTTGTTGGGTGACAAGACCGGTGTGATGGCGTGTTCTTCTCCTACCGGTCCCGCGTTTGAAGGCGCACAGATCAGCGCAGGTCAACGTGCCGCCCCCGGAGCAATCGAACGGGTCGAGATTGATCCGGTGACCAAAGAGCCGCGCTTCAAGGTGATCGGGTCCGACCTGTGGTCCACCGAAGAGGGCTTTGACGCCGCCATCGCGACGACCGGGGTCACTGGCATCTGCGGGTCCGGTATCATCGAGGTGATCGCTGAAATGCGCATGGCCGGGCTTGTCGATGCCGGCGGGCTGGTCGGATCACCCGAGCAAACCGGCACCGACCGTTGTTTCGCCGACGGACGCACCTATTCCTATCGCCTGTGGGACGGAGACGACGATCATGGGCCGATTGCCGTCACCAACGGCGATATTCGCGCCATCCAGATGGCCAAGGCGGCGCTCTATTCAGGCGCGCGTCTGTTGATGGACAAGCGCGGCGTTGACAGCGTGGATCGCGTGGTGTTGGCCGGGGCTTTTGGTGCGCATATCTCCGCCAAGCACGCGATGGTGTTGGGGATGATCCCCGATTGCCCGCTAGACAAGGTGACATCTGCTGGCAACGCGGCCGGCACGGGCGCCCGCATCGCGCTTTTGAACCGCGCCGCACGCGCCGAGATCGAACAGACCGTGCGCAGCATCCACAAGGTCGAAACCGCCGTCGAGCCGCGCTTTCAGGAACATTTCGTCAATGCCTCGGCCTTGCCCAACGCGGTCGAACCGTTCCCCATCCTGCGCAGCATCGTCACCTTACCGGACCCCAGCTTCAACAGCGGCGGAGGGGAAGGTGAAGACGGTGGACGACGGCGCAGACGGCGGCGCGGTTGA
- a CDS encoding virulence factor, translated as MPDVTIVFWRDIPAQVIVGKGRRGAKAPLPERFEQAIDRAAMKVNAKDSDAYLAEWRKAAPYTVDGDPQEIAAAEAAKIDAEYDKERLIALIGNDGWA; from the coding sequence ATGCCAGACGTAACCATCGTGTTTTGGAGGGACATTCCCGCCCAGGTGATCGTTGGCAAAGGGCGCCGTGGGGCCAAAGCCCCGCTGCCCGAGCGGTTCGAACAGGCCATCGACCGGGCCGCCATGAAGGTGAACGCGAAAGACAGCGACGCCTATCTGGCGGAATGGCGCAAGGCAGCCCCCTATACCGTGGACGGAGACCCGCAAGAAATTGCGGCGGCAGAAGCCGCCAAGATCGACGCGGAATACGACAAAGAGCGGCTGATCGCTCTGATTGGCAACGACGGATGGGCGTAA
- a CDS encoding methyltetrahydrofolate cobalamin methyltransferase yields MTRTIVESETKTAVIGFDQPFCVIGERINPTGRKVLNAELEAGDFSRVQSDALAQVAAGATVLDINSGAVFSNKMAEDPRYADNNFVEPDLMRQLVETVQAVTDCPMCIDSSVPGALEAGLKAAKGRPLLNSVTGEEERLEMVLPLVKKYNVPVVAISNDDTGISEDPDVRFAVAKKIVERAADFGIPAHDIVVDPLVMPVGAMGTAGLQVFTLVRRLREELGVNTTCGASNISFGLPNRHGINNAFLPMAMGAGMTSAIMNPVALPVGPTKLAEKRAEVEAKGIIVPADIDDETFCQLFGLGSTQPKAGKEMEAIRAANFLTNNDDGGAEWIKFNSVHAGAAGAAGGRRGGRRRRG; encoded by the coding sequence ATGACCCGTACCATCGTTGAATCTGAAACGAAAACTGCCGTCATTGGCTTTGATCAGCCGTTCTGCGTCATCGGCGAACGCATCAACCCGACCGGACGCAAGGTTCTGAACGCCGAGCTGGAAGCGGGTGATTTCAGCCGCGTGCAAAGCGACGCGCTGGCGCAGGTCGCTGCAGGGGCGACGGTGTTGGATATCAACTCGGGCGCAGTCTTCTCCAATAAGATGGCCGAAGATCCGCGTTATGCCGATAACAACTTCGTTGAGCCGGACCTGATGCGCCAACTGGTCGAAACTGTGCAAGCCGTCACCGATTGCCCGATGTGTATCGACTCGTCCGTTCCCGGCGCGCTTGAGGCCGGGCTGAAAGCCGCCAAGGGCCGCCCGCTTCTGAACTCGGTCACAGGCGAAGAAGAACGGTTAGAGATGGTGCTTCCGCTGGTCAAGAAATACAACGTGCCGGTAGTGGCGATTTCAAACGACGATACGGGGATTTCCGAAGATCCGGATGTGCGTTTTGCCGTGGCAAAGAAGATCGTCGAACGCGCTGCCGATTTCGGCATCCCGGCGCATGATATCGTGGTTGACCCCTTGGTAATGCCCGTTGGCGCAATGGGCACGGCAGGTCTTCAAGTCTTTACCCTTGTGCGTCGTCTTCGCGAAGAGCTGGGCGTGAACACGACTTGCGGCGCGTCGAACATATCGTTTGGTCTTCCCAACCGTCACGGCATCAACAATGCGTTCTTGCCCATGGCGATGGGCGCCGGCATGACCTCGGCAATCATGAACCCGGTCGCCCTGCCCGTCGGGCCGACAAAACTGGCTGAGAAACGCGCCGAGGTGGAAGCCAAAGGGATTATCGTCCCCGCTGATATAGATGACGAAACCTTCTGCCAGCTGTTCGGTCTGGGTTCGACCCAGCCCAAGGCTGGAAAGGAAATGGAGGCCATCCGTGCCGCCAACTTCCTGACCAACAACGACGACGGCGGTGCCGAGTGGATCAAGTTCAACTCGGTACATGCCGGTGCTGCTGGGGCTGCAGGTGGCCGACGTGGTGGTCGTCGTCGCCGGGGCTGA
- a CDS encoding methylenetetrahydrofolate reductase — MALLNFRRKPTEGQATSASPALQDFLKGYSIEVMPRTAEKVEDFRDLLPEGTRVYIAHIDGTPIDEMVATAKRINAEGFEVMPHFPARIIKDEATLADWIARYQGEANVKQALLLAGGVEKPHGDFDSSMQLLETGLFDKAGFTQLNVAGHPEGNRDIDPDGSRKNVMEALLWKQKFSERTDAKMALATQFAFEAGPIIKWADGLKEAGVDLPIHIGIAGPAKLQTLIKFAIACGVGPSLKVLQKRAMDVTKLLLPYEPTEVLNELANHKAADPDFNITQVHFFPLGGIKTNANWAIENGGENTAPVNVTKG, encoded by the coding sequence ATGGCGCTGTTGAACTTCCGCAGAAAGCCGACCGAAGGTCAGGCCACGTCCGCGTCCCCCGCCCTTCAGGACTTCCTGAAAGGCTATTCGATCGAGGTAATGCCCCGCACCGCTGAGAAGGTCGAAGATTTCCGCGATCTGCTGCCCGAAGGCACGCGCGTCTATATCGCTCATATCGACGGCACCCCGATTGACGAGATGGTCGCCACCGCCAAACGCATCAACGCCGAAGGCTTCGAGGTCATGCCGCACTTCCCCGCGCGCATCATCAAGGATGAGGCCACGCTGGCCGACTGGATCGCGCGCTATCAAGGCGAGGCGAATGTGAAGCAGGCGCTTCTGCTGGCTGGCGGCGTGGAAAAGCCGCATGGCGATTTCGACAGCTCGATGCAGTTGCTTGAAACCGGTCTGTTCGACAAAGCCGGGTTCACTCAGTTGAACGTCGCAGGCCACCCGGAGGGAAACCGCGACATTGACCCGGACGGATCACGCAAGAACGTCATGGAAGCCCTTCTCTGGAAACAGAAATTCTCGGAGCGAACGGATGCGAAGATGGCACTGGCAACGCAGTTTGCGTTTGAGGCTGGCCCCATCATCAAATGGGCCGATGGCTTGAAAGAGGCAGGCGTCGATCTGCCTATCCATATCGGCATCGCTGGCCCCGCCAAGCTGCAAACGCTGATCAAATTTGCCATCGCTTGCGGTGTCGGCCCATCGCTGAAAGTGCTGCAAAAGCGCGCGATGGATGTGACCAAGCTGCTTCTGCCCTATGAACCAACAGAGGTTCTGAACGAACTGGCCAACCACAAGGCGGCCGATCCTGACTTCAACATCACTCAGGTGCATTTCTTCCCGCTGGGCGGGATCAAGACCAATGCCAACTGGGCCATCGAAAATGGCGGCGAAAACACCGCCCCAGTCAACGTGACCAAAGGATAA
- a CDS encoding sulfite exporter TauE/SafE family protein encodes MPDLSLLLPMAALLLVIGAFAGVLAGLLGVGGGIVLVPAFFYAFTALGYASDQLMQICLATSLATIIVTSLRSVHSHNRKGAVEWDILKTWAPGIAVGAVIGVLVASGLRSTVLQAIFGGLGLVIGAYLGLGRANWRLAQAMPTGLRRAIFSPVLGFLSVLMGIGGGSFGVPLMTLHGRPIHNAVATAAGFGVLIAVPSVLGFLLVTIAPDARPPFTIGAVNLPAFALVVAMTMFTTPYGVKIAHAMDPKPLKRVFAVFLTLVALNMLRKALLG; translated from the coding sequence ATGCCAGATCTGTCCTTACTTCTGCCGATGGCCGCACTTTTGCTGGTGATCGGCGCGTTTGCGGGTGTTTTGGCAGGTCTTCTGGGCGTTGGCGGAGGTATCGTGCTGGTGCCTGCGTTTTTCTATGCGTTTACGGCGCTGGGATACGCATCTGACCAGTTGATGCAAATCTGTCTGGCCACGTCGCTGGCAACGATCATCGTGACGTCACTTCGGTCTGTGCACTCGCACAATCGCAAGGGTGCGGTCGAGTGGGATATCCTGAAGACCTGGGCACCGGGCATCGCGGTTGGCGCGGTGATCGGCGTGCTGGTTGCATCAGGTCTGCGCTCGACCGTGCTCCAGGCGATCTTTGGCGGCTTGGGGCTGGTAATCGGGGCGTATCTGGGGCTTGGCCGTGCCAATTGGCGTCTGGCCCAGGCAATGCCGACCGGATTGCGCCGTGCGATATTCTCGCCGGTTCTTGGGTTTCTGTCTGTCTTGATGGGGATCGGTGGGGGCAGCTTCGGCGTGCCCCTGATGACATTGCATGGCCGCCCGATCCATAACGCGGTGGCCACAGCCGCGGGCTTTGGTGTTCTGATCGCCGTGCCATCGGTGCTTGGCTTCCTGTTGGTGACGATCGCGCCAGACGCGCGTCCGCCGTTTACCATCGGGGCCGTCAACTTACCCGCGTTCGCGTTGGTGGTGGCCATGACGATGTTCACCACGCCCTATGGCGTCAAGATCGCCCATGCCATGGACCCGAAACCTTTGAAACGAGTGTTTGCCGTGTTCCTGACGTTGGTGGCTTTGAACATGTTGCGCAAAGCGCTTCTTGGCTAG
- a CDS encoding antibiotic biosynthesis monooxygenase: protein MIVRIFQVVTRPGKEDAFGKFFHDTAIPLMKRTKGLVHVIPGAPLPDTPREFSFVMVWEDIEALKAFVGDDISSPHIDPMEAELVESRSIKHYQFVETEVML from the coding sequence ATGATTGTGAGGATATTTCAAGTTGTTACACGGCCTGGAAAGGAAGATGCGTTCGGTAAGTTCTTCCACGACACCGCGATTCCGTTAATGAAAAGGACAAAGGGGCTCGTCCATGTGATCCCCGGTGCTCCGCTTCCCGACACTCCCAGAGAGTTCAGTTTCGTCATGGTCTGGGAGGACATTGAGGCTCTTAAAGCCTTTGTCGGCGATGATATTTCAAGCCCGCATATCGACCCGATGGAGGCCGAACTGGTTGAATCACGGTCGATCAAACACTATCAGTTCGTTGAAACGGAAGTGATGTTATAA
- a CDS encoding Ppx/GppA phosphatase family protein: MAPKRPEGAGAFPKAVDTPAPSPVDPASLYAALDLGTNSCRMLVAQPKGSQFHVVDSFSKSVQLGNGLEASGRLSRSSMSRTVQALRICRKKLIKHDVKRMRLVATEACRRASNGRSFMNYIRRETGLELEIIKPEEEARLAVVSCAPLVSTKTEQLLVVDIGGGSTELVWIDLSKVPPLERPRSIMRMGRGFIGGVSDFPAASVVDWISVPLGVATLREMFDDVEDDAGRYALMSVHFEEQLAGFSPFHHEPPREGFQIIGTSGTVTTVAATHLGLRRYDRTKVDGLRMTSDQIERVIQGYLALGPQGRRMNSHIGRDRQSLIMSGAAILQALLRVWPTDRLSVADRGLREGILYSQMSADGVLEGGPF, from the coding sequence ATGGCGCCCAAGCGTCCCGAAGGTGCGGGCGCGTTCCCGAAAGCGGTCGATACCCCCGCGCCGTCACCCGTGGATCCGGCCAGCCTCTATGCGGCTCTGGACCTTGGAACAAACAGTTGTCGAATGCTGGTTGCCCAACCGAAGGGAAGCCAGTTTCACGTCGTGGACAGCTTTTCGAAATCTGTACAGTTGGGCAATGGGCTGGAAGCGTCGGGCCGGTTAAGCCGATCATCCATGTCGCGCACGGTTCAGGCCTTGCGAATTTGCCGCAAGAAGCTGATCAAGCATGATGTAAAGCGGATGCGACTTGTGGCAACCGAAGCGTGCCGCCGCGCGTCAAACGGCAGAAGTTTCATGAACTACATCCGGCGCGAAACCGGGTTGGAGCTTGAGATCATCAAGCCCGAAGAAGAAGCGCGCCTTGCCGTCGTGTCCTGTGCGCCCCTGGTGTCGACCAAGACCGAACAGCTGCTGGTTGTCGATATCGGCGGCGGCTCGACCGAGCTTGTTTGGATTGACCTGTCGAAAGTTCCGCCGCTGGAAAGACCGCGCTCCATTATGCGCATGGGGCGTGGCTTCATCGGTGGGGTCAGCGACTTTCCTGCCGCCAGCGTTGTGGATTGGATATCGGTGCCCTTGGGCGTCGCCACCCTGCGCGAGATGTTCGACGATGTCGAAGACGACGCAGGCCGCTACGCCCTGATGTCGGTGCATTTCGAAGAACAGCTGGCAGGCTTCAGTCCGTTCCATCACGAACCCCCGCGCGAGGGGTTTCAGATCATCGGCACATCCGGCACCGTGACGACCGTTGCAGCGACCCATCTGGGGCTGCGCCGTTATGACCGCACAAAAGTTGACGGGTTGCGCATGACTTCTGACCAGATCGAACGGGTGATCCAAGGCTATCTGGCGCTCGGCCCGCAGGGGCGACGGATGAACTCGCATATCGGGCGCGACCGGCAATCGCTGATCATGTCTGGCGCTGCGATCCTGCAAGCGTTATTGCGGGTCTGGCCCACGGATCGGTTAAGCGTCGCAGACCGCGGCCTGCGCGAGGGCATCTTGTATTCGCAAATGTCTGCGGACGGCGTTTTGGAAGGCGGACCATTCTGA
- a CDS encoding CoA transferase, producing the protein MSAPLEDITILDLTHVLAGPYCSMILSDLGAKVIKVEQPKTGDDTRHFPPFRKGFSAYFATINRNKQSIALDLKDGADRVVFERLLDQVDVVMENFRPGVMERLGYGWDSLSSKYPHLIYGAVSGFGHTGPDTQRPAYDMVVQARGGVMSITGEKNREPVRLGASVGDIVAGMFLGHGLLAALYQRQKTDKGQKVDVAMLDSQLAILEHAVAITSETGIPPGPSGARHPSIAPFETYHTKDGLMVIACGNDALFKKFCHVIGKPKWAKWDEFATNLARCENVMLLRRKIETVTLTQPREYWIELFTASGIPCAPIQNVAEAMRDPQILARNMVVDMPAPNDDRPFKAAGNPIKMSDQPDMIVAGPAPMLDGDRADILTWLDQRESGKSSTQ; encoded by the coding sequence ATGAGCGCACCGCTGGAAGACATCACCATTCTTGATCTGACCCATGTTCTGGCGGGGCCGTATTGTTCGATGATCCTGTCAGATCTTGGCGCAAAGGTGATCAAGGTCGAACAACCCAAGACCGGCGATGACACACGCCACTTCCCACCGTTTCGCAAAGGATTCAGCGCTTATTTTGCCACCATCAACCGCAACAAGCAGTCCATTGCTCTTGATCTGAAAGATGGCGCGGATCGCGTTGTTTTTGAACGTCTTCTTGATCAAGTGGATGTGGTCATGGAGAACTTCCGACCCGGCGTGATGGAGCGTCTAGGCTATGGCTGGGACAGCCTGTCGTCCAAGTATCCCCACTTGATCTATGGCGCGGTCTCTGGGTTCGGGCATACCGGCCCGGACACGCAGCGCCCCGCCTATGACATGGTGGTTCAAGCCCGCGGCGGAGTGATGTCGATCACCGGCGAAAAGAACCGCGAACCCGTGCGACTGGGCGCGTCAGTTGGCGATATTGTTGCGGGCATGTTTCTGGGGCACGGACTGCTGGCCGCGCTTTATCAACGCCAAAAGACCGACAAGGGTCAGAAGGTCGACGTAGCCATGCTGGACAGTCAATTGGCCATTCTGGAACACGCTGTCGCGATCACCAGCGAAACCGGCATCCCGCCAGGCCCGTCCGGTGCACGCCATCCGTCAATTGCACCATTCGAGACCTATCATACCAAGGATGGTCTGATGGTCATCGCCTGCGGCAATGACGCATTGTTCAAGAAGTTCTGCCACGTGATCGGCAAGCCGAAATGGGCCAAATGGGATGAGTTTGCGACCAACCTGGCCCGGTGCGAGAACGTCATGCTGCTTAGGCGCAAGATCGAAACCGTCACTCTTACGCAGCCACGCGAATACTGGATCGAACTGTTCACCGCGTCAGGTATCCCCTGTGCGCCCATTCAGAACGTGGCCGAAGCAATGCGGGACCCGCAAATCCTTGCCCGCAACATGGTGGTCGACATGCCCGCCCCGAACGATGACCGCCCCTTCAAAGCGGCGGGCAACCCGATCAAGATGTCCGACCAGCCCGACATGATCGTGGCCGGGCCAGCCCCCATGCTGGATGGCGACCGCGCCGATATTCTGACGTGGCTTGACCAACGTGAAAGCGGCAAATCCTCGACCCAGTGA
- the dusA gene encoding tRNA dihydrouridine(20/20a) synthase DusA, whose amino-acid sequence MVDRKNQEKSGFSDVQRAARLSVAPMMDWSDRHCRYFHRLMTRRALLYTEMVTAPALVRGGALHLLDFNSEEHPVAVQLGGSDPKELAEATKICVARGYDEINLNVGCPSDRVQSGTFGAVLMRDAPLVAACMSVMKDASQDIEVTVKCRIGVDEQSPDEVLPYFLETVAAAGVSRFTIHARKAWLQGLSPKENRDIPPLDYPLVHRMKAAFPALHLSINGGITTLDEARAQLDVMDGVMIGRAAYHDPGSVLLGVDQAIFGDTTRPRSAHEVVEAMYPYIETQLAKGVRLHSITRHMLGIFTGRPGARKWRRILSEGASRDGAGVALLAEALSHVPDHVPAS is encoded by the coding sequence ATGGTCGATCGAAAAAACCAAGAAAAATCAGGGTTTTCCGATGTTCAGCGGGCTGCGCGTTTGAGTGTGGCGCCGATGATGGATTGGTCGGATCGCCATTGCCGGTACTTCCACCGATTGATGACGCGCCGCGCGCTACTGTACACCGAAATGGTAACCGCGCCCGCGCTGGTACGGGGGGGAGCATTGCATCTTTTGGACTTCAATTCTGAAGAGCATCCCGTGGCCGTGCAGCTTGGAGGCTCTGACCCGAAAGAACTGGCCGAAGCGACCAAAATTTGCGTCGCGCGCGGCTATGACGAAATAAACCTGAATGTGGGGTGTCCGTCGGACCGGGTTCAATCGGGCACGTTTGGGGCTGTGCTTATGCGGGATGCGCCGTTGGTGGCTGCGTGTATGTCTGTTATGAAAGACGCTTCGCAAGATATTGAAGTAACAGTTAAATGCCGGATTGGTGTGGATGAGCAAAGCCCCGATGAAGTGCTGCCATACTTTCTTGAAACCGTCGCCGCCGCCGGTGTGTCGAGGTTCACAATTCATGCCCGCAAAGCGTGGCTTCAAGGGTTAAGCCCGAAAGAAAACCGGGACATCCCGCCGCTGGACTACCCTTTAGTGCATCGTATGAAAGCAGCGTTTCCGGCATTGCATTTGTCAATCAATGGCGGGATCACAACATTGGACGAGGCGCGCGCACAACTGGATGTCATGGACGGGGTGATGATCGGGCGGGCGGCCTATCACGATCCGGGCTCGGTTCTGCTGGGGGTGGATCAGGCGATCTTTGGTGACACCACGCGACCCCGCAGCGCGCATGAGGTGGTCGAGGCGATGTATCCTTATATCGAGACGCAGCTGGCCAAGGGCGTGCGTCTGCATTCAATTACGCGCCATATGCTGGGTATTTTTACGGGACGCCCCGGAGCGCGCAAATGGCGACGCATCTTGTCCGAAGGCGCGTCGCGAGACGGGGCAGGGGTTGCGTTGCTGGCCGAGGCGCTGTCACATGTGCCAGACCACGTTCCCGCAAGCTGA
- a CDS encoding site-specific integrase gives MGTVTERFKKNGKPSYTAQLRKKKKGKVILNLVETFPSQRAAENWLKNQERALKKPGALDRAVNAKRRKDVSACVQDYIESSPDGFGSSKSQMLSYFQRLPFGEAEMETLAAEDFVRLATDLLNGVQARPTDPELDTPEHYSFKPRKPQTVNGYLVTLGAVIRFGGPIAGVEMPLAEYEQAMRTLRHQKIVTKSAKRDRRPSLTELNKLMDHFAKRYQENPRCVPMHKIVPAAIFKVHRRGSILSQLWDDYDGEYGELTVRNLKHPRKTEGNDKVLTIRQEAMAIIDSMPRIDERIFPYHEDTITRLFTEACKLLGIENLKFHDLRHEGISRLFEIGLKIHEVAEVSGHEDWGSIKRYTHIKERGDKYEGWEWWPIVTSPLPVK, from the coding sequence ATGGGAACTGTTACCGAGCGCTTTAAGAAAAACGGCAAGCCAAGCTATACAGCGCAATTACGCAAGAAAAAAAAAGGCAAGGTCATCCTCAATTTGGTGGAGACATTCCCGTCCCAAAGAGCCGCAGAAAACTGGCTCAAGAACCAGGAAAGAGCACTCAAAAAGCCCGGAGCGCTCGATCGAGCGGTCAATGCAAAGAGACGAAAGGATGTGTCGGCATGTGTCCAAGACTACATCGAATCCTCTCCTGACGGTTTCGGATCGTCAAAATCCCAAATGCTCAGCTATTTTCAGCGTCTTCCTTTCGGTGAAGCTGAAATGGAAACTTTGGCAGCAGAAGATTTTGTTCGCCTCGCGACAGACCTCCTGAATGGTGTTCAGGCGCGACCTACCGATCCCGAGCTGGACACCCCTGAACACTACAGCTTCAAACCCCGAAAGCCGCAAACTGTGAATGGTTACCTGGTAACTCTCGGGGCTGTTATCAGGTTTGGAGGGCCAATTGCCGGTGTTGAAATGCCCTTGGCTGAATATGAACAAGCAATGCGCACCTTAAGGCACCAGAAAATCGTGACAAAATCGGCAAAAAGGGACCGTCGCCCCTCGCTCACAGAGCTCAACAAACTGATGGATCACTTCGCGAAACGATATCAGGAAAACCCTCGTTGCGTGCCAATGCATAAGATTGTTCCTGCGGCGATCTTTAAGGTGCACCGCCGTGGTTCGATCCTGTCCCAGCTGTGGGATGATTACGACGGCGAGTATGGTGAACTCACAGTGCGCAATCTGAAGCACCCCCGAAAAACAGAAGGTAACGACAAGGTTCTTACTATCAGACAAGAAGCAATGGCGATCATCGATTCCATGCCCCGCATCGATGAGCGCATTTTCCCTTACCATGAGGATACAATCACTCGGCTATTTACCGAAGCCTGCAAACTACTCGGAATCGAAAACCTAAAGTTTCATGACCTGCGCCACGAAGGGATTTCTCGGCTATTCGAGATCGGACTGAAAATACATGAAGTTGCTGAAGTATCCGGGCATGAAGATTGGGGCAGCATCAAGAGATACACTCATATCAAAGAGCGCGGGGATAAATATGAAGGCTGGGAATGGTGGCCAATTGTAACGTCCCCGTTGCCCGTGAAATAG
- a CDS encoding acyl-CoA thioesterase codes for MSDPFAQIPLVTPLNAAQLESVGVPKGWNYGLADRVRFHELDALNHVNNVAYFRWFESIRIPYFAHVHVTSYRDDDPQVVLATNYARYFKPLHLGDNYVITARTKSFRISSFVMEYGTYVDGELMCGSESVIVTLEQDGVTKRTLRPETIEVFLSEGAVGPA; via the coding sequence ATGTCTGATCCATTTGCCCAAATTCCTCTGGTCACGCCCTTAAATGCCGCGCAATTGGAAAGCGTCGGTGTGCCGAAGGGATGGAACTATGGGTTGGCCGACCGGGTGCGGTTTCACGAGCTGGATGCGTTGAACCACGTCAACAACGTCGCCTATTTCCGTTGGTTCGAGTCGATCCGCATCCCTTACTTCGCCCATGTCCACGTTACAAGCTACAGGGATGACGACCCACAAGTGGTGCTTGCGACGAACTACGCGCGTTATTTTAAACCACTGCATCTGGGCGACAACTATGTGATCACCGCCCGCACTAAGAGCTTTCGTATCAGTTCGTTCGTGATGGAATACGGCACCTATGTGGATGGCGAGTTGATGTGTGGATCGGAAAGCGTGATCGTGACACTGGAACAGGACGGCGTGACCAAGCGCACCCTACGCCCTGAAACGATCGAGGTTTTCCTGAGCGAAGGCGCAGTCGGTCCGGCGTAA